From Pseudomonadota bacterium, a single genomic window includes:
- the gatA gene encoding Asp-tRNA(Asn)/Glu-tRNA(Gln) amidotransferase subunit GatA, which produces MSDLASLSISEIRVGLSSKDFSCVELTQACLNKAEKLAALNCFIELTAERALKAAAGVDDLIKSGKQGPLLGVPVGIKDIICTEGTRTTAGSKILANFIPPYDATVIRRLKTAGTISIGKLNMDEFAMGSSNENSAYGPVKNPWNPEYVPGGSSGGSAAAVAARICPITLGTDTGGSIRQPAAFCGIVGLKPTYGRVSRYGVIAYASSLDQVGGFAHNVRDCALVTKAICGADPNDATSAQRPVPDFESALGKSIKGLRIGIPKEYFVSGLSPEIDSALKKAISVLEGLGAIPVEVSLPHTDVAVSVYYILAPAEASSNLARYDGIRYGHRAQGTLDLKGLYSKTRSEGFGLEVQRRILVGTYVLSSGYFDAYYVKAQKVRSLIVKDFSDAFEKHCDLIVAPIAPTPPFKIGEKISDPMQMYLNDIFTIPVNLAGLPGMSLPCGMTSNGLPIGLQLIGKPWDEEGLFQVASAYEAATEWHKTIPALAV; this is translated from the coding sequence ATGTCAGACCTCGCCTCACTCTCCATATCAGAAATTCGGGTTGGCCTCAGCTCAAAAGATTTTTCGTGCGTTGAGCTTACTCAGGCCTGCCTTAACAAAGCAGAGAAGCTAGCCGCGCTTAATTGCTTTATTGAGCTGACCGCAGAGCGTGCGCTTAAAGCCGCCGCCGGAGTAGATGATCTTATTAAGTCCGGCAAACAGGGCCCACTACTCGGCGTGCCGGTCGGCATCAAAGATATCATCTGCACCGAGGGCACCCGCACAACAGCAGGCAGTAAGATCCTTGCTAACTTTATTCCGCCGTACGACGCGACGGTAATACGACGCCTTAAAACAGCCGGTACCATCTCAATCGGCAAACTCAATATGGATGAGTTCGCGATGGGATCCTCGAATGAGAACTCCGCTTATGGCCCGGTCAAGAACCCCTGGAATCCGGAATACGTACCGGGTGGTTCAAGTGGTGGCTCCGCTGCCGCAGTTGCTGCGCGTATCTGTCCTATTACGCTCGGCACCGACACAGGGGGCTCAATCCGCCAACCCGCAGCATTCTGTGGGATCGTTGGTCTTAAGCCAACTTACGGCCGGGTTAGCCGTTACGGTGTTATCGCCTACGCCTCATCCCTCGATCAGGTAGGGGGATTCGCTCACAACGTGCGTGACTGTGCGCTCGTTACAAAGGCCATCTGCGGCGCAGATCCGAACGACGCTACCTCGGCTCAGCGCCCTGTACCGGACTTTGAGAGTGCGCTTGGAAAGAGCATCAAGGGCTTAAGGATAGGAATCCCTAAAGAGTATTTCGTCTCTGGCCTCAGTCCTGAGATCGACAGCGCCCTTAAGAAAGCTATCTCGGTGCTTGAGGGCCTCGGTGCGATTCCAGTTGAAGTATCCCTACCACATACTGATGTCGCCGTATCGGTCTACTACATTCTAGCACCTGCGGAGGCCTCCTCGAATCTGGCGCGTTATGATGGTATCCGTTACGGCCACCGCGCGCAGGGCACGCTCGATCTTAAGGGGCTCTATTCAAAGACACGCAGTGAGGGTTTTGGCCTAGAGGTGCAGCGCCGTATCTTGGTGGGTACCTATGTGCTCTCCTCTGGATACTTCGATGCCTACTACGTTAAGGCTCAAAAGGTGCGCTCATTAATAGTTAAGGACTTTAGCGATGCATTTGAGAAGCACTGCGATCTGATAGTAGCGCCTATTGCCCCTACTCCACCCTTTAAGATAGGAGAGAAGATCAGTGACCCTATGCAGATGTACCTTAACGATATCTTCACCATTCCGGTTAACCTTGCGGGACTGCCCGGCATGAGTCTGCCGTGTGGCATGACTTCAAACGGCCTACCGATCGGTCTGCAACTAATCGGAAAGCCCTGGGATGAGGAGGGTCTATTCCAGGTTGCATCAGCCTATGAAGCGGCTACAGAATGGCACAAAACTATCCCAGCATTAGCCGTCTAA